catagtaccaaaaaaaaaaacaaaaaaaacactgccagCACAGAAATATCCTGTTTCACGCTATTTGGctcaatgtgtttgtgtgacagttGCTATTGGGAACTacgttttgcttttttaacacTGATTTGTTTGTCTGCAGATCGCAGAGGGCATGGCCTACATTGAGCAGAGGAACTACATCCACAGAGATCTGAGAGCTGCCAACATCCTGGTCAACAAGGCCTTAGTGTGCAAAATTGCTGACTTCGGTCTCGCTCGCATCATCGAAGACAACGAGTACACAGCCAGAGAAGGTATAACGCAATACCCACTGTCACGTACTGTCTATGTGTCGTCAGCAAAAGTGATTCAAAAAGTTAGGGAACTGATTCCCCAGAAGTGGTTAAATGGGAGCAGTCACAGTTTCATCAGTTCTGGGAAAATTACTTTATGTCAGCGAGATGTCGGATTACAACACGAGGGACATAAATAGAAGGGACTAAAGATGAGAGTATGGCTGACTGAATGTGCAGAGGACGTTAGAGTCTGGCAGGATGTGTGACCAGCTTTAAACTTCCCAGCAGTGTCATTAGGAACCAGTTAATTTACATTGCATCAAGTTGACCGGTTTGCAATTTCCCCTTTTGTAACAGGAGCCAAATTCCCCATCAAATGGACAGCCCCTGAGGCCATCAACTACGGCTCTTTCACCATCAAATCTGACGTCTGGTCCTTTGGCATCTTGCTGACTGAGATCATCAGCTATGGACGCACACCATACCCAGGTAAATTGatctttgatttcatttttgagCTCTATATCTCAGAAGAGCAGCACACATGCAGTTATCTATTTCTACCATGGATATATTATTAGACCTGGATACTGGACCCCAAGATGGCATCAGTCCAATGAGAATTGTGTAATTGGTATCAGTTCCCACtaactttattgtaatttttcttaaaagCAGTGAGTCctcatacacgcacacacacacacacacacttatatatgTGCATACAtatacgtgtttgtgtgtgtgtgtgtgagagagagagagagagagagagagagagagagaggacttgctgtttttcttttaattattttgatgtattgaatttatttaaaccCTTTTGcatacatacttttactttaaaaacttcAG
This portion of the Plectropomus leopardus isolate mb unplaced genomic scaffold, YSFRI_Pleo_2.0 unplaced_scaffold15203, whole genome shotgun sequence genome encodes:
- the LOC121964314 gene encoding tyrosine-protein kinase HCK-like, encoding MAYIEQRNYIHRDLRAANILVNKALVCKIADFGLARIIEDNEYTAREGAKFPIKWTAPEAINYGSFTIKSDVWSFGILLTEIISYGRTPYPGMTNPEVIRSLEKGYRMQRLESCPTELYEIMLECWKNKPEDRPTFDYLQSVLEDFYTATESQYQQQP